The Falco rusticolus isolate bFalRus1 chromosome 4, bFalRus1.pri, whole genome shotgun sequence genome includes the window ctccctccatcactccctctctccatccctccaccctccctccctcctccatccctccctctctcctccatCTATCCCTTCCTCTATCCTCcctctctccatccctccccccTCCATCCTCCCTCCCTACTCCATccctccccccgccctcccgcccGGCTCCGCCCGGCAGCGGGACCGCGGGTTTCCATGGCAGCGCAAACAAGAGCCGGGCCGAGCCCGCAGTTGGGCCGAGCTGCACCACGGACGCGGCTGAGCACGGCCCCGGCCCCAggggcccgcagcccccgcagAGGAGCCCGCCGGAGCTCTCCTGGTGAGCCAGCCAAGGGGTGAGGGCATAACGAGCCGCTCCGGCTCCGCTTTCGCCATCAGACGCTGTGCCTCGCCCGGCCAGCGGAGCCGCTGCGTGTGTCGCCGGGGAGTCACCCCCGctgtcccgtcccgtcccccccccccacacacactccGGGTGCCCGGGGGGTCCGCGCTTgggctggggggtcccggggAGCATCACGGCGCCAGTGCCCCGGGCGTACAAAGCCGGTTTCTTTGGCTGTGTAACTCCGCCGCTCTGCCTGCTCACTCCGCCACATCCTTTCCTGCGCAGCTGCCCGAGGGTAGCGAAAAGCACTAACAAACCTCTCGGTAAATTAAACCCATGAACGCCTTATCGACCGATTCACATGCTACTGGCCGTTAGGATGTAGCTgctgaattattaaaatgtcaAGAGGCGGTGAAAGATGTGCCAAATGATTCTAGcaacaaagcaatttttatttgcattattgaGCTTAATAATTACAATTAGCCCAACTAGCACTTCTCTAGATTTAGGCATTATTTCTAAAGTGATGTGCAAacaatctattaaaaaaaaaatcccaacaaccTCAAAGAAATAATACCttagaaaatgaatatttataagTTAATTTTAGAAACAGATTCCTATACTTCCTTAAAATTGTACTATAAAGCACTTTTATCTCAGAGGGTTGCCGTGACAATTATTTTCCACATGCCAGTATCCTCTGCCTGGTCCTGCTTTTCAGCCCCATTCCCCATAGCAGGAATTTAAACGAATCACATGAACAAGACAACTTTTACGAGAACTGGTTTAGGTTACAGAAGTCAAGGTGTGCGCTAAGAGGGCTGAACCGCTGGATCTTTGCTGCTAGTGCTCTGCATATTTCACAAAATGTATTCAACTGAACACTGCAGGTGTTTGACTGCCTTCCTATCCCTGCCCTGATGGGGTTTGCTCCAAAACCCACATCATCATCAGGGGTTATGTTGTTCCAGGATGTAGATGAGGGACCCCTTGAGAAAAATATGCCATTAAGTTACACAGAGTTCAGAGAGGTGTGAAATCTAAGCAACCAGTCAAAGAGGCTTTTGGAAAAGGTACttcaagaactgaaaatgaaagagaaaacatttggGATGTATTCAAACAGCCTAAATTCTACCTCAGCCTCTGTGTCTCATCAACAGTGAAAGTTTGATGCCTCCAAAGAATAAGATACTAAttgggcagctgcaggagtgCAGCCAATAGGAAACACAAAGCACCAAAGACGTATGTGGAAATTAGGCCAGATGAGTTTAGctcaaaatacattaaaactgGAGGCTGTTCAGAGTAAAAAAATGATGCTCTAAAATAGCCTTAAAACTAGTGCAAGCGGAAGAGGatattttctgctgtgtctcATACCAGTGCAAATCAGGAATGGtcccagcagcagaactgcGTCAATTGAACTAATACCTCACCGGACCCAGCTTGCTGCCTTTGTTGATTAAACGATAACTTTAACAATGCTCTATCTGTTCTTTGTAAGTGAGATCATTACAATTATGCCTTTTCCCCTAGGACCCATAGCAAAGACTACAAAAAGAGTCTTGAttcaaagaaaccaaaccccTAACTTTCAACTAAACGCTGTTTAGTTTGCCAGCCTAAAATTAAACAGTGGAGTTCCCTACAGCAAGTCTGTGCTGTTAAACAATCCTTCAGCCTTATTGCGAGAAACCCACAGTGCTGAAGTAATTGCTGGTAAGAGCTTTAGGGAGTAAAAATATTGCTTGTGAACCAGCAATAAGAGGATGAAAAAGTATGGGTGTGGATCAGGACTGGAGATGTGGGTGGAACAAGAAGCAAGGGAGCTGAGTTGCTTGTCATCTCCAaacttttgtctttgctttcccAATCAGTGTGTGTGTAAGGATGACTGTGTTTTAGACAGCTTTCACACGAGCCAGGGTTGAACATCTCGAATATGGGGTcagaacacaaatattttccagcttaCTGAAGCTTTTTGTTAATTCCTACAGACCCAAAAGGCTCAGTGGTTAAGATCCAGCAAGCCCTGAGGCCCATCACTGCTGTAAAACCTACTGCATCAGTGACTGACAGATCCCAGCTGATTGACTTGTCTATGGTCTTCCCTGGGCCAGGATCAAAGATGCCATCTCCACATAGAGAGTCAACACCTAGAAGTCTCTCTTCCAAATCTGGAACGCAAACCCAGCTTGTGCTGTCAGGTAAGGTCACAACGCTCCAGCAGCCTTTTGTTGTTAGGTCAAAGAGGTCTGTATTCAGACTTTTCGGCCCATGATCAGATGAGGCAGGTAAAACAGCTCCAGACTTACTAAATCCCCAGCTGAAATCCTGAGCTGATCAGCAGATACGATCAAGTGACATAAACAATACAGAGGTCTCAGTTATATCACTGGCTTCTTATAAACCAAATCCAGCTCCCCGCTCTTGATTCAGTGTTGTCAGACATCTGCAGCTGTGAGCACAGCTGCCCACCCTTCAGGCATGACGCAGCAGATCAGAGTCCCTTTGCAACGGGTCCTCATATTCTGCCTTGTGTCTTCTACACcctcatccttttttttttttgttttgttttttcttctttgcagaaagcccagaagaggatgaagaaaactCAATGAAAAATCCATTTACAATCCCTCCAGATATTCGCTCGataagggaggaggaaagaagaaaggttaAGGCGGTATGTATACATGCTTTAGGCCAATGTATACACAAGCAGTTCACTAGGGGAGGCAACCAACGAATATAATACTAAAATTCAGTGCACAAGAGAAATGATAGCTGCCAAGTTCAGCTCAAGTTCCCCCAGATCAGCGTCAAGTCCACCAAAATCCATGACAAGCGATTAACTTTACCAAGAGCAGATCTGAGCACGGGCTTGCTGGTTGCTAGTGCAAAATCTGGATATTGTCTTTGTTTATTTAGTTCAGGGTAGATTGACCACTCATTCCTGTTCCTGGAGAATATACCTGCCAGTGCTGTTAGCACCGATTTCTACATAAAGCTTTGGTGTAAGATCTCTTGCTTTCCACTTCAAAAGGTTTGGCTTTCTGTTTGAGGAGCTGTGTTCCAACGTTCGATGTGACCAATGAAACGGATGCCTAGGAAAAAGGATGACATGAGTTTCATGCCTTCAGTTTCTCTCTATAAGATAGGGAATTACAACCCACCAGACTGAGGAACTAGTTCTCAGGAATGTCCCCCTCTCCTTATTTCTGCAGTGGACTTCCCTTAGGGCATGTAATCCAAAGGGGCTGGGAAGTCATGGGGAGGTTGTCACATCTCTGAGAGGACTGATTGTTGCATGTGGTTGCAGAAGCCAGGCAGTAGTGTGAAAGCAAGAGATCTTTGCTTCTAAATCACAAAAGGAGGGCTCCAAACAAGCTTAAGCAAACCTCCTCACCTCACAATGATGACTGATGTAGTCTGGTTTTCACTTGGGTTGAAGGTCACTATGGAAGTATGGGGAAGGACTTAGGAAGGAGTGCACTAAGGATGTCTGCTGAGTAATGTCCTCAGCCTAACTGAAGCTCAAACTGTGCAGAGGGCAACGAATGACACTTCAGCCCATGTGAAAGCATTGAGCATGAACAACCTGCTACTCTCCAGAAAGCTCTGGAGTGGGTTTGAATAGATCCCTTCGATCTGACCTTGAAGGTTTACACACTTTTGTGGAAGCTGGACTGAGTTGGTACTGAGCATGGGCTGTCCTGTTGCTCCCTTTTACTTGAAGGACGAATGTCTGAAAATTTGCATTCTCTCCCAGGAATAatccaggaaggaaaaaatgaggaCACTGAGTAGGTACAAACTGGCACAGCTGGTGGCCGGATGCAGAATACAAATCAACAAACTAACGAGAACAAATGCTAAGAAATTGTTTCAGTTGCCTCAAGAGAAAGTATCATTGGGGTTAGTCAGATAAACCAGACAAACATGCATCAGCAGGGTATCAGTAGCCTGCAAATTTCTAGACTCTGAATAACAAATCACgtcttaaaaaaacacagcaaaaaaagcacataacCAAGCTGTCCACATAACTGACTTCTCATAGGAACGTGAAAGGATGAAGACCAGGAAAATCCATGAGAAAATTACTTACTCcactaaaataaaagcaaagcaaaaagggTTCAGGAAAGCTCtgcaaaaggaggaagaggaggtcaGAAAACAAGTAACAAATGAAGAGAGACTGAAAACTCTTCAGCAGAGTCTTTCGTGGAAGATGGCCTTTAATAAAGGTAAGGAAGAGTTACTGTCTTTGTAGTGGTGCTGCTCAGTTGAGTAAGAGCCTAAAGCAAAAACCAAAGAGGGAATGGGAGTAGCAGGTAGCTCTAGCTGATGTCGGCGAGCTCCTGCAGACACAACAGTTCCCTGCTGCATCTTGCCAGCCTCTGGGTGGCTGGGTCATTTCCACCTCATGCATTTACACAGGGAGCACGCGCCACCCCCACCGCAGTAGCCTGGGTTCCACCATCCGCATGAAGTGGAGCTGGGAGCTCTTGGGATCAGCTGGGAGTCAGCTGAGAGTTTGCAGAATCTTGTGTCATGTGGACATTTCTACTAAGCTGACCTTAAAGTTGGATTTTAGCGGGTGTGGGTCTAAATGTTTTGCCTCTGACATGAGGAGTAGCTTTGCCATTAATGTCTAGAGGACATTGACCTTTGTAAGGACCAGATTCTCCACTCCATTCTACCTGGTTTTACTCCATGAAAGCCCATATGAAATTGATCCTAAACAAGGTCAAAactataataaaataatcagtaCTGCTGGCTCCAATGCTAATCACATTTATGCTCATGGCAGCCTATATATTCACTCTGTTTTGCCTTGGCCATATTTCCCCTCTAGTCTGATCAACTTTATATCCTGTTTCAGAGTACCCATTAGAAAAGGAGACCTTCCGTGACTACATAAATGACAGAAGAGAGATATTTTTACTAGAGGTACTTGGCTTTAAGAATGTTGCTTTATATTCATTTAACTACTCTTCCCTGTGTTgctctgttttgggttttttccccctgagatCCATTGCCTAGAGGTGATACCAACCAGACCTCATAAACTGATTGTCCAAGCACTATGTTAAAGACATTGACAGTCCATAGCCCAGCAATCCCCAGCCCAGAAAGGAAGGAACACAGGTTATTCGCACCATCCAGCAGCAGCCGTACAGCTGTTTAATTTGTGAGATGCACAGACATACCGATCTTTTGGCTCCTGGTGCCCTATACATAAATTCTAGCCGGGAGCCATTCTGGACTCAAAATaagggagctgtgctggagcatCCTCGTTATTCACCTCTATTCTTGTGCTGTAACACGACTGAATGAGTCTTTGCTAGCCAGAGTTAATGCAGTGGTGGGACTTCTGGATTCTGTCTTTGATTTCACTGCTTCTTTGCTATGTCACTTCTGAAATGTCTCCTGGCCTCTATGTACCTAGTTTGCACTAAGACACATACCTCGGTTTGAAATCCTTACCCTCTCCGCCCACAGCTATAAGGTAATAAGGTAACCAAGAACAAAGCTAAACCAACACAGCTTTAAAACCAACCAACCGACGTGACCATGTTgccttttgggtttgtttcagtATGCCATAGCAATAAAGCGGGATGAGATTCAAAGGATGGAGGACATAGCAAAGGACgaggaaagaaaactggaaaaggctGAATACTACCTGGAGAAGGATGCTGCCATGTTTGACGAGTTCCTGAAGGAGAACCATAAAAACTCTGTTCAAGCCCTGAAAATGTAATGGGAATTGAAGGAACCACCCGTTGAGCTCTTTTGCTTGACCCCCGGGGGTTTTGGCTAGCAGATGTTCTGTGCCTGAGTTTGCCCAGAGTTACAGCCCCGGTGGCAGTTTCTCCCCACACATTCAgtgaaagagaggaaggagaataGCTGGGGAATCCCCTCACTGCAAAAGCCCTTGATTTGGCTGCAACAAGGAACCTGCTGCTGACCCCACCGCTTCCCTTCTCACATCACCCTTACGAGAGGGAGATGCTTCTGCCCAGCCCCTCACAGCCGGAACAATTCCCTCAGGGGAGCGAGTTGAGCACCAAAAGGTATTACAAGGGCAGAGCAGCAACTGATGCTCATCAGCAGCCAAATTAGGGAGGCCTTAACCTGGAAGCGTGGCTGGGACCCCCTACTGTCCTTGCCTtcaggcaggagccaggctcACCTGGGATACATCTACAAGAGAGATTTCTAGTGCTCCCACACACACCTTTCTCTCCGTTTTATATGCACCTCAATCCACTACACACTTACTGCTAAATTGTTTTATAGCTTATGTTTATGGATTTTTCCCTAGAAACgaaaaagaaaccacaacaaagacaaagaaaataagagagatCCAAATGATCACTTCCCAAATAGAGAACCTCCAAAGGTAACGGTTGCACACTATTGCTGTCGAGCCTTTAACAGCCCCTACCGTGCTATACCTTCAGCCCTTGGGGAAAACGGCAATCAGGgaaaaagatttctaaaaatgttcAATTTTAAGACtcaaaatgtttcagcttttgttttccagatgcTGTTTAAACCAACTCAACTAGTTGTTAAtgatatttttgaaattatgaaTATTCCAAAATTAAATGCCTAGTCTcaggttaaaaacaaaacaaaactaagtaATGCACTTTAATggggaaagatgaaaaaaataatttgtaattcCAAGatttctcattcatttgcaaataaaaattccCAGAGTAGCAAGCCCAGTGCCATAACAAGGGTCTGACCACAGAGATGTGACCAGACAGCTTCCATGTGAAGAACCACAGGGGCAGGTTCCCACTTGTCTTTGCATGTCCCAGGAGACATGTGCCCTCTTGTCCCTTCTCTGGGTGAAGCTGAATATCAAGAGTTAGAAAGAACTTGTTCAAACAGGGGCTCTCCTCCCTGCTAACAAACTTTGTCCACTTCTCTCAAACCCAGTGATATTGCCAAGTTGAAGAATACCCTGCAGGAATACAGGACGTACAGGGACTTCCTCTATCAGCTGTCTCCAAAGGAGTGGCAGgagaaacacagaacaaaggaaaaggatttgAAGGCAGCATCCAAAGCTACTGAAGAAAGCACCTTGCCTCCCACCACCGCAGAGCAGGGTGagtgccagggaagggctgCCCCCTCCTCACTGGGATGGTCCCCCGGTCTCGGTGTACATCTCTTCTTGCCTCCAGGTCTGACAGCCAGGACAAATGCTGCCGCTCTCCATAGCGCTAGTTACCTAGATGTGCCAAGTTCCCTGCTGTCTTCAGAAAGTCTGGATTTCAGGTCGTTACCTGAGATcaagccacagcacagaaatttCCTGAAGCCTCTACTGACAAGGAAACTGTAAGTACAAGACACTGCAAACAACAGACTTAAGTAGTGTAGAAAGCACCCACCTGACTGGGAGCCAGTACAGCGGAAACCTCCTCACCACCTTCGCTGTGAGCATACTGAGCTCTGGTCTTACTGGAACAAATCAAAATACCAGCAGAAAGCCGTCAGGTGTGCAAGTCAGTACCTACGTACCCACTCCAACAGAGCTCCATCCTCAAATCCTCTGCTGAGAGCCTGGCCCACAGAACCTGGGCCTTGAGGTAACCCCAGGAGGAACTGTAGACCTCGGGCACATGTCCTGGAGCAAAGTTTCTGTGTGGCCTATTTGTGGCTAAGATGCTGGTTCCCACTGTGGGTCACAGCTGCCACGCAGAtagctccctgctgctctgtgattAAAGAAAGTCCAAGGTCGCTGTAGACCACATTGCATTGAGCATCTACCCTCAGTAAGAGCCTTCAGGCGGTGGGTGCTGGGATGCAGGTGGCCGCTGCTGTAATGCAGGCAGGGCCAGCCTGAGaagaggagaggcaggcaggagcatgAGCAATGGCTTGGAAGAGCAAAGCGTGAGGATCTGGTGAGTCTCCTGATGGCTATCAATAGAGTCTGAAGTAAGCCATTGCTTGCAGGGCCATCTCCTCTGCCTTGGAGCATTGCAGGTGCCAGGTTCTCCCATGCAGGGCTGCCCCGTGCCACCCCTCATGAAGCCACTGCAGTTACTGGGCTGCTGCCACGTGGCAGGGACAATGCAGACATGAGTGTGGCTGGCACTAAGATGATACAAATGGAGGGGTTTTCCCCCCTCCGTGGCACAGGGTGACAGGTGCAAGTGAAGGTGATGAGCAGGTTCTGCTGCCAATATCTGTCAGGCACCTCTTGCCTTGCCCTTCCAGCTCTTGTGCTGGCttgtccctggggctggcaaggaaggaaaaggctgcACTGCTGGGTAATGGTACGGGCTGCGCAGAGCAAGAAGCACTCAACAGTCTTTCTCCCAGGGCAGGTAAAAACTGCAGACTCTCGTGGTGGCTACACCATGTCATCTGGGGGCAATACCATGTCCTACACAGAGCACAAGGCTTTCTCTAcacttgctgtgctgctgcctgagccTTTTTAATAAGGCTTTTACCTCTGCCTTCTCATGGCCCAAGAGCCAAAGCCTCCCATCGAGTTTAAAGCCATTTGGATGAACACCCTTGTTTAGGGCTCACATGTCATGTCCCCACGCCGCTGgccagcagagcccagagcaGCTCAAGGGGCAGCTTGCTTGGGGGCAAACACAGCCCCCACACTGCATGTTTGTGTGACCCCCGGCTCCTACTGACCCCCACGTAGCCCACGGCCACGGGCACCAAACGTGTGAATATGCAAGGGACTGTTCAGGGGCCAACAGCAAACGACAACAGTGTTCACAGCTCAGTAGCAAGGTCTCCTTGGAGCTGTCATTTCTCTAAGGGCCTGACACACaaattgctttttcagaagTCCACTGGAGGATGCAGAAAGCGAAACCTGCTCAGATGAAGATGAGGTCAGGAGTCTTGTGTTGATATAATTACACTTTCTGTTTGTCCCGTGTCATTTATTGATGTTACTAATTTCTCTAACCTTCTAACCATTCATTTTGGTACTGAGGAGTTACTGT containing:
- the CFAP100 gene encoding cilia- and flagella-associated protein 100; protein product: MVFPGPGSKMPSPHRESTPRSLSSKSGTQTQLVLSESPEEDEENSMKNPFTIPPDIRSIREEERRKVKAERERMKTRKIHEKITYSTKIKAKQKGFRKALQKEEEEVRKQVTNEERLKTLQQSLSWKMAFNKEYPLEKETFRDYINDRREIFLLEYAIAIKRDEIQRMEDIAKDEERKLEKAEYYLEKDAAMFDEFLKENHKNSVQALKINEKETTTKTKKIREIQMITSQIENLQSDIAKLKNTLQEYRTYRDFLYQLSPKEWQEKHRTKEKDLKAASKATEESTLPPTTAEQGLTARTNAAALHSASYLDVPSSLLSSESLDFRSLPEIKPQHRNFLKPLLTRKLSPLEDAESETCSDEDELQGPELYFTDPQQLLSIFAEMEEENLSFIQNSKEIEESLDKIQHTFITTHESTEKKLAELKQQVAALKSSITKEEEKIAELELKVRLFYPRESETDVQDQILTSLNKKVLEVYCHCTGESEANLQTLQMLMVIEKQLYDLLDNLEKIPPEKLEQAQKAKKKEWRIRLREEKLRQQKQHQEEKLQRILDRSQATIKKKSDRRLGPRSNPPATKEEKNHSQEEMDKEKEEHLYYFT